The following are from one region of the Coffea eugenioides isolate CCC68of chromosome 2, Ceug_1.0, whole genome shotgun sequence genome:
- the LOC113759390 gene encoding replication factor C subunit 3-like, with amino-acid sequence MPSPSIPRSKSAPRILTTPLSPSHSDVTSRWTSTSENSSRTWPKKVGNFIARKTGSSSSSKKSILTEESLKEFNRLNEILEQKRHFSSSPYYKGLTYSSLVISRQRPSLPSPDTESNAGSLMSSSSKTSFVYKMQEWGSSCFTSKDKEANISQPKSSSSNSKNFRDTITPIRSLSSSTLSKQGSTPATTNTRYRCTKTAKELGSESEKLGSISTKITSTTSTDAAIAILNKGKPLRERVLVPPSPPPTPPHPGPQIIPPAPAPAPTQILQPQPTLQPPQTSSRPTITPSQTSPTEKIVQEKETNKPENERKFMWADKYRPFALKDFISNHSKALELQATVKSENCSHFIFEGQPGVGKRTMIWAFLREAFGEDRVEAREESRKFVLKGEAVSSINVNIKHSSMHVEINLSELRGYEKHVIVELIKEKSDKSSSEALQCNPDNCRAIILYEVDKLPTEALLYIKWLLERYKGCNKLFFCCSDASKIHPLTSLCTLVQLLPPSTEEIIKVLEFIAQQEGITLPHQLAAKIAKSSKNNLRQAIRSFEATWQFNSVLKENQEIMIGWEDDIAKIARNIIDEQSPKQLYNIRGKLQNLIEHNVSPEFIFETLVKELKKNLDEQLQKQIDNLHEKYNKNDDCEKHYAPAPNRQEEMGKRLNDPVRKTVQQFMRIEEFIAKFMSWYKGLVVKSKQMQAHAI; translated from the exons ATGCCGAGTCCCTCGATACCACGTTCTAAATCTGCTCCTAGAATTTTAACAActcctctctctccctctcactCAGATGTAACTTCTCGATGGACATCAACGTCCGAAAACTCATCTAGAACATGGCCAAAGAAAGTTGGTAACTTCATTGCAAGAAAGACTGGCTCATCGTCTTCATCAAAGAAATCAATCCTAACTGAAGAGAGCCTCAAGGAATTCAACAGACTAAATGAAATTCTAGAACAGAAAAGGCACTTCAGCAGTAGTCCTTACTACAAGGGGCTGACTTACTCATCCCTTGTTATTAGTAGACAGAGACCTTCACTGCCAAGTCCTGATACAGAAAGCAATGCCGGAAGTTTGATGAGCTCAAGCTCTAAAACCAGCTTTGTATATAAAATGCAAGAATGGGGAAGTTCCTGCTTTACATCCAAGGACAAAGAAGCAAACATTTCTCAGCCCAAATCAAGTTCCTCTAATAGTAAAAACTTCAGAGACACTATCACCCCTATCCGATCTCTATCATCCTCTACATTGTCCAAACAAGGTTCAACACCCGCAACAACAAATACAAGATATAGATGTACCAAAACTGCAAAAGAGCTGGGCTCTGAAAGTGAAAAACTTGGCAGCATTAGCACAAAAATTACCAGCACCACCAGTACTGATGCTGCTATTGCTATATTGAACAAAGGGAAGCCATTGAGGGAGAGAGTATTAGTACCACCATCACCACCACCAACACCGCCTCATCCAGGACCACAAATCATACCACCAGCACCAGCACCAGCACCAACACAAATTCTACAACCACAACCAACACTTCAACCACCACAGACATCATCCCGACCAACAATAACACCATCTCAAACTTCACCAACTGAAAAGATAGTCCAGGAGAAAGAGACGAACAAGCCAGAGAATGAAAGAAAATTTATGTGGGCTGACAAGTATCGACCATTTGCCCTGAAGGATTTCATATCCAATCATAGTAAAGCACTAGAGCTGCAAGCTACA GTCAAGTCAGAAAATTGTAGTCATTTCATATTTGAAGGACAGCCAGGGGTTGGAAAGAGAACGATGATTTGGGCTTTCCTCCGTGAAGCTTTTGGAGAAGATAGAGTAGAG GCTAGAGAGGAAAGCAGGAAGTTCGTTCTGAAG GGAGAAGCAGTAAGTAGCATCAATGTCAATATAAAGCACTCGTCTATGCATGTTGAAATCAATCTCTCTGAACTAAGAGGGTATGAGAAACACGTTATTGTGGAACTGATCAAAGAGAAAAGTGACAAATCATCAAGTGAGGCTTTGCAGTGCAATCCTGATAATTGTAGAG CCATAATTCTCTACGAGGTGGACAAACTTCCAACTGAAGCCCTACTCTATATCAAGTGGCTTTTAGAGCGGTATAAAGGGTGTAATAAGCTCTTCTTTTGCTGTAGCGATGCCTCAAAGATCCATCCATTAACTTCACTTTGCACTCTTGTTCAGCTCCTACCGCCTTCTACTGAAGAA ATTATTAAAGTACTGGAATTCATAGCACAACAGGAGGGAATTACGTTACCACACCAGTTGGCTGCCAAGATTGCAAAATCCTCCAAGAACAACCTAAGACAAGCCATACGCTCATTTGAAGCAACCTGGCAATTCAA TTCTGTTctgaaagaaaatcaagaaatcatGATAGGGTGGGAAGATGACATAGCAAAAATTGCTAGAAATATAATAGACGAGCAAAGCCCAAAACA GCTATACAATATCCGTGGAAAGCTCCAGAACCTTATAGAGCACAATGTATCTCCAGAGTTCATATTTGAA ACTCTAGTGAAAGAACTCAAAAAGAACTTGGATGAGCAATTACAGAAACAGATTGACAATCTACACGAGAAATACAAT aaaaatgaTGATTGCGAGAAGCATTATGCCCCTGCACCAAATCGACAGGAGGAAATGGGTAAAAGACTCAATGATCCAGTCAGAAAGACTGTGCAGCAATTTATGAGAATAGAAG AGTTCATAGCAAAATTCATGAGCTGGTACAAAGGCTTGGTTGTCAAGAGCAAGCAGATGCAAGCCCATGCAATTTAA